The following DNA comes from Rosa rugosa chromosome 5, drRosRugo1.1, whole genome shotgun sequence.
TTGCCAAGGAAAGGGCAACAAAGAGCAGCAATTCTACCTTTGGTTTGATCCTACTGCCGATTTCCACACATATTCTATCCTTTGGAATCCCCTAAACATTGTGTAAGTACTATACTTAAAATTCACAACTGTAATGCAAAGGGCACCAAATTCACAGCTCCATTATTCGTACTTGGAGAAAATCCTGATGCACTCTTAAAGATGATGATAAAAACTAAATCCGGAGTGCATAATGACTTGGTAAATTACAGTTGCCCTAATTTTTCATAAAATGATGTTTAAATACATTGATGATCCCAAGTGTAATCATATTTGAACTGAAACATTGACGTGTCATTTAGTGAAGTAATCtgtaatttaaataaaaataataattaaaacaCTGCAATATTCTTATGGAGCTTGTTTTAGTTGCATTGGTTTTGTACTGATGTGATTTCAAATTCTTTCATATATAGCTTCTTGGTAGATGGCATTCCCATTAGACAGTTCAAGAACCTGGAGTCCTTTGGCATTCCATTTCCCAAATACCAGCCTATGAGGTTATACTCCAGTCTCTGGAATGCGGATAACTGGGCTACAAGAGGTGGACTGGAGAAAATAGATTGGACGCAAGCACCCTTTACTGCATCTTACAGGAACTTCAATGCCAATTCTGATTCCCATGGAGCATGGTACTGGAAGAAGGTGGATTATTCGGGTAAAGGGCAGATACAATGGGTGCAAAATAACTATATGATCTACAACTACTGCACAGACTCGAAGCGATTCCCCCTAGGGTTTGCTCCTGAATGTTATTTGACTAATCTGTCCTAGACACAACTCGGCTGATTTTTACAATAAACCTATGTTGATGAGACTGGCTTGTAAAAGCACGTCTCGCCTTGATGATGTGCTGTGGAACAATATCATACACCACAATTATTGTTACAAATTTTGGTTTTTATGTATTTTGTGTTTTATGTAATGTCGTTTTGTGTATGAGATACAGGTGGGTACTGTAGCCTGTCTCCTTGTTCaaatgatcaaaattaaaaataaaataaagaaaagactcGAAAAAGCTTAACCAGTCCCTTCCGCTCGCACCCATCGGAAagttctacaatgtgttaacgtatgacatgcatacaattgccttaaaagtggtaaaatgagtcctcaaaatagtaatattagtcctcaaagtggtaacatgagtccttaaagtggtaaatttttttagttaccacatgagtcctcaaaatagtaatattagttctcaaagtggtaacatgagtccttaaagtggtaaaaatagttgatgtatgagaaatgttaacataccatagctttaccccgcACCCATCAGTGTTTCGTGATTAACTTCATCCATGGTAGATAATTAATACTTGGTCAAGCTTAGCTGTGGCATTGACAAATTTGGTTGAAGAACGAATCTACATAACAAAACGACCCAAATCTTCATGTGAACCTGTACGCGTGCTTGCCAAAACTATTTTTTCTTCAAGTTATTCAACCAGGCCTTAGGTCACAATGCAAGTCttctaaaagaaaagaaaagaaaaccctCTCTACACAATTAAAATGAAGGAATTAAGTTGAGAAAAATGATATAACTAACAAATCAAGGAAGCTGATCATCAAAATACTTGAGCAGAGCATGGCAATGACATGTAGGGAAAGAAGACGTTATTGGAACAGATCAAGAACTCGACACCTTCCAATAGAACCAAAATCCGATCCTTATGGAATTGACCCAATTTTCTGCTTTAAGGATCTTAATCTTCAATATCCATATAGTTACTAATAAGAAGCATCCAACCAATGACATGTAGATCATAGGACTATTTCCTTCCGTCCCATTTTCTTAGCTGGTTAATTATAATACAGACTAATTCGGATGGAGTAAGCTTCTAACTTCAAAGTGAAGCCAACCGCGGTTACCATGCACTCGTCATAAGGATTTTTCCACAAAACTAAGCGACTGTGTCCATTTCCAGCACCCCAAATTTCCTTATCGTCTACAACAGGCATACACAAGTCACCTAATTATATCAATATCTCATACAAAAAGGAGTGTTCAATTTAAGCAATTTTCTGTCGCAGATTAACCGTATTAATCCCTCTAAACCCCAGAGCACGGAGGTGTGAATGTGACTTAACACCCACTTTCTTGCAATTGGCCATCATCGTCTTTGTAGGCCGGGCTGTAATTTCAGGCTCCCTTCCCTAGTTGCTTTCAACACTCTAGTCAGTCAATCAGTCAACTATGAGATGAAATTAATAAGCAAATTTTAGTGAGAAAAGCAATCTTAACAAAACTCGTGGTCTCATTTCCTTGGTTATGGATAGATAGGAGTAGACTTCAAAGTCAAGCCAATTAACGACAATTAGGCCTCTTCCAATTCCAGCacagtaaagccacaaaatcCAATATTAACCAGACTACCGGAGTGCTCTTCACTTTTTCCCTCAATCATCAGTTCATATcgatctctacaaaatttccgAAATGAAATCTTTGCTGTATCTTTTCTTATTCTCAATCACCATCTGTTTTTATATAATCCCTGCAATCCACAGCCAGTGTGAGGAAAACCAGCAACTATCATTGCTCCATCTGAAGAAAAGCCTTGTATTTGATTCTTCTGTATCCTCCAAGCTTATATTCTGGAATTCAAGTGTTGACTGTTGTTCCTGGGTTGGTGTAACTTGCAGTACCAAGGGCCATGTGGTTGGACTTGACATCAGCGGTGAATTTATCTCATCTAGCATTGACAGTTCAAGCAGTCTCTTCCATCTTCAACATCTTCAAAGCCTAAATTTGGCCTGGAATGACTTCAATGGCTCTCAAATTCCAGCCGCAATCGGAAAGCTTACAAACTTGAAGTATCTAAATTTGTCGTCTGCGGAATTCTTCGGCCAAATTCCCATTGAGATCTCAAAATTGACAAGGTTGGTTATCCTTGACATATCTGAAAATTTCTCTATTAGAGGTCCATTAACACTTCAGAAACCAAATTTAAGCATGTTGGTCAGAACCTCACACAGCTTACAGAGTTATATCTTGATGTCGTTCAAATATTAGCTGAGGGAATTGACTGGTGCCAAGCCATAGCCTCCTCATTGCCAAACCTGAGGGTGTTGAGCTTATCTGATTGTGCGCTTTCAGGCCCTTTCCATGAGTCTCTTGCTGAGCTTCAGTCTCTATCTGTTGTTCGTTTGGACAATAACAGATTCTTTGCTCCTGTTCCAGGATTCTTTGCCAATTTTCCAAACTTGACTTCCTTGACTCTCTGTAATTCTCAGCTGCAGGGAACATTTCCGGATGAGATTCTTCAGGTACCTTCTCTTCAAGCTATTGATATAACCAATAATCTAGAACTTCATGGTTCTTTGCCACAGTTTTCCAAGAACAATTCTCTTTGGTCCCTAGTTGTAAGAGAAACGAATTTTTCTGGACTTTTGCCAGAGTCAATTGGAAATCTCAGGCAGCTGTCAACGATAGACATTTCTGGTTGTGATTTCACTGGATCAATCCCAAGGTCAGTTGGGAACCTAACACAATTAGTTCAGTTGAAAATGTCAGGAAACAAATTTGATGGTCCAATTGATTCTATTCACTGGGAAAGCCTTATTAATCTGCTATATCTTGCTTTGGACTCTAATTTACTCAATGGGAGAATTCCAACATCTATCTTTTCTCCTCCCTTGTTGGAAGAACTACTACTTTCCCACAATCAATTCTCAGGTCAAGTTCCAAAAATTTCCAATATCTCTTCGAAATCCCTGAACAACCTTGATTTGAGTAGCAACAATTTGGAAGGACCAATATCTGCTTCTCTCCTATATTTGCGAGGGCTTCGACAACTTAATCTTTCTTCAAACAATTTCAGTGGTTTTCCTTTCATTGGCCCTCAACAGCTCGAAAATGTTAAAGAAATTGATCTTTCGCACAATAGCTTATTGATTTGTTCAAATGTCAGCAATTCCTCATCTTCCACATTTCCTCAAATTGAAATATTGAACTTGTCTTCTAACAAGCTGAGAACATTCCCACATATGTTGAGAAATCTCTCCAGATTGTACCATATGGACCTTTCGGAAAACCAAATGCAAGGCAAGATTCCCAAATGGATATGGGGAGTCAGTTCTCTTCAACACCTAAATGTTTCTTGTAACTCCTTAGTGACTGTAGAAGCTCCTTCACTCAATTCTACTTCATTTGTCTCTGAGCTTGACCTTCATTTGAACCAATTTCAGGGACAGATCCCAATTTTCCTACCATTTGCTACTTATCTGGATTACTCAGGGAATCATTTCAGCTCTAGCATACCAATTGACATTGGTACTTCCATTAATTCCATTTCTTTCATCTCTCTTTCAAGAAATAAGTTATACGGGACAATTCCAGAATCAATATGCAACATCTCGTCATATCTTGAGGTTCTTGATGTATCCCATAATTCTCTAAGTGGCTTAGTTCCCAAATGCTTGACTACAATGGTTATTTCCAGTGTACTTAATTTAAGGGGAAACAACCTCACTGGCACTATTCCTGATACATTTCTTGAAGATTGTAGTCTAAAAACGCTGGAGCTAAGTGAAAATCAGATGGAAGGCCAGGTTCCAAAATCTCTAGCCAGCTGCACAAgtttagagtttttaaacctTAGAAGCAATCAGATTAGCGATACCTTTCCATGCTTATTGATGAAAATATCCACCTTGAGTGTGCTTGTTTTGCGGTCCAACAAATTTCATGGAAGCATTGAATGTTCAGAGATCTATGGCACCTGGCAGAGGCTTCAAGTGATAGACCTAGCACACAACTTCTTCAGTGGTGGAATATCAGGAACATCTTTACCAAGTTTGCCGacaacaaaaaaacaaagattGCCGACAAAATTCATATATAGGTCCGAATTTCGGCAACTCAACGATTTGCCACCAGAAACTATTGGTCAAATGTATGCTGGCAAGTATTTCGAGGAAGCAATAACAGTTACCAGCAAAGGTATAGACATGAAGCTGGTGAAAATTATGGCTGCCTTCACCTTGATTGACTTTTCATACAACAAATTCAACGGGTCAATCCCAGAGTACAGTGAAATATACGAATCATTACAGGTGTTCAACTTGTCCAATAATGATTTCACAGGTGAAATCCCATCTTCATTTGGTGATATGCTTCAACTAGAATCCTTAGACCTCTCACAAAACCACTTGAGTGGGAAAATTCCACAAGAGCTTGCTGAACTTACTTTCCTTTCATTCCTGAATCTCTCCAATAATCAACTGGTCGGCAAGATCCCAACCGGTCCGCAGTTTTCAACATTTTCAAAAGCCTCATTTTTAGGTAACAAAGGATTATGGGGTTTTCCTTTGGACAACATGGTAGTATTGTCTCCACCAAGATCACATGGAATCCCTCCAAAATCTGCACATAAGATTGACTGGGATCTTATCGATATTGAAATTGGATTTGTATTTGGGCTCGGAATTGCCATCGGGTCACTTTTCTTTTGCAAGAGATGGAGGAAATGGTATTACAGAGTTATGTATAACATTGTGCTTATGATATTCCCTCAGCTGGATCAAAGAATTGGTAATCATAGAAGACATGTTTACATTGCTCCAAGATGGAGACGTTGAACAGATCATGAAGAGCAGTGGAAGTTCCAGGTATTTTTTTTACTGTGTATTTATTAAATTTTCATTACTCAATTATTAAAATTCACATATTACAGATGCAGTATCTGGGGCTCCATACGTACTGTGTATTTATTAAATTTTCATTACTCAATTATTAAAATTTAGATtaaagggtttagggtttaggatctAATTTTGCTAGGTATTGGGAGTAAGCAACTGCATGACATAGACAGGTAGTGATACTAACGTTTTGTTTTCAGTAGAATGCTTATTATAGAGAACCAATGTGTAGGAAGAGATAGGCATCTTACGAATCTGGATAAGTTAGAGGAAGAGCTGGATACTTTAGATCTATACCATCTTGTTAGGTACATCTAGAAGAGAaattggtggccattggagaaATGCATGAATATGACCAATAAACCATACGCGTACTTGCCACATACTACTTTTTTCTTCATCCAAGACTCCGGACTAGCTGGTGTTAAAATTCTTAAAGTTCATAAACATTCTAATGTTATTGAAGAATTTTGCTCCAGCAAAAATCTACAGAAATGTTTCTGACAAAAATTGCTCAAGAGAATATTTTACAGAAATAATTCGGATGAGTTTTGTTGCCTGGGCAGAAAACTGAAATGATCATAAAAACATACTGAACCGAACTGATTTTTCCGGTTCGGTAATGAACTGATGAGAACCGATTTGGCatcggtttttgttttctgAACCAATCACTTTACACCGACCCAAActgaaaatatatattatattttctttatatGTGTCTTAGTTATATTGGTAGAACAGAACCTTATTGTAGACCTTTCTGCACTAGAACACACACCAGAGAGAATTCGATCATTTCTGCCTCTTTCTCAAAAAACACAGCCTCACTACCTCAGAGCCTCTCACCCTCTTTGCGCCTCTCTCTCACATCTTCGAAAATTTGAGAGTGAGATTGCCTCTCGCTCTCTTGCTAGCTAGTAATTCTTGCTCTCTCCTTATCAATTCTAGATCGATTCGGTGAGTTGAAAAAATTTGtggttttttacttttcaaacaCAAAGTTTTCTAGGTTTTGATTTTAGGGATTTATGGTTCTATTGTAGGGATTTCAAAGAGCATCTTGTTTTGGGTTTTATATTTATGATTTTTGGACTAGGGTTTGACCGGTTTGCATTGTGGGTTACTGGGTTTTGATTTAGGGCTTTTGGGATTAGggtttatgttatgtgttttgaTTTAGTCTTTCGAACCCAGTTTAGTGTTTTGTTTTGGGAATTTCAAACTGAATTTATGGTTAGGGTTTTCAATTCCTGGGTTTTAAGTTCTGGGATTAGGGTCTAGGTGTTCATGCTTTGCGCTGGGTTTGGGTTTTAAGCTTTGGCTTTCattcttataattttttttattatttgttcaTCAACTGATGAAATTTTGTTTGATAATGTAGATGATGGATTCCAATTAAGGGGCTCAAACACCAAGAGCTGGGACTGAGATCACTGAGAGCAGCATTGGAACTATTGTTACTGCCATCCCTACTTCGGAGCTTCCCGTTTAGTGTGcttcgaagaaaaaaaaaatgagtgtgGCATGGGAGCACTATCTTTTATTTGCTGATGGTTATGGATTTGATCTTTCAAGTTTCGTATGTAACTACGTGTGGTACAGATGGATTTGATCATTGCTGCACTTTTATCTATTTCAAGTTTGAACGTTTG
Coding sequences within:
- the LOC133710285 gene encoding receptor like protein 22-like translates to MSGNKFDGPIDSIHWESLINLLYLALDSNLLNGRIPTSIFSPPLLEELLLSHNQFSGQVPKISNISSKSLNNLDLSSNNLEGPISASLLYLRGLRQLNLSSNNFSGFPFIGPQQLENVKEIDLSHNSLLICSNVSNSSSSTFPQIEILNLSSNKLRTFPHMLRNLSRLYHMDLSENQMQGKIPKWIWGVSSLQHLNVSCNSLVTVEAPSLNSTSFVSELDLHLNQFQGQIPIFLPFATYLDYSGNHFSSSIPIDIGTSINSISFISLSRNKLYGTIPESICNISSYLEVLDVSHNSLSGLVPKCLTTMVISSVLNLRGNNLTGTIPDTFLEDCSLKTLELSENQMEGQVPKSLASCTSLEFLNLRSNQISDTFPCLLMKISTLSVLVLRSNKFHGSIECSEIYGTWQRLQVIDLAHNFFSGGISGTSLPSLPTTKKQRLPTKFIYRSEFRQLNDLPPETIGQMYAGKYFEEAITVTSKGIDMKLVKIMAAFTLIDFSYNKFNGSIPEYSEIYESLQVFNLSNNDFTGEIPSSFGDMLQLESLDLSQNHLSGKIPQELAELTFLSFLNLSNNQLVGKIPTGPQFSTFSKASFLGNKGLWGFPLDNMVVLSPPRSHGIPPKSAHKIDWDLIDIEIGFVFGLGIAIGSLFFCKRWRKWYYRVMYNIVLMIFPQLDQRIGNHRRHVYIAPRWRR
- the LOC133711634 gene encoding receptor-like protein 7 produces the protein MKSLLYLFLFSITICFYIIPAIHSQCEENQQLSLLHLKKSLVFDSSVSSKLIFWNSSVDCCSWVGVTCSTKGHVVGLDISGEFISSSIDSSSSLFHLQHLQSLNLAWNDFNGSQIPAAIGKLTNLKYLNLSSAEFFGQIPIEISKLTRLVILDISENFSIRAEGIDWCQAIASSLPNLRVLSLSDCALSGPFHESLAELQSLSVVRLDNNRFFAPVPGFFANFPNLTSLTLCNSQLQGTFPDEILQVPSLQAIDITNNLELHGSLPQFSKNNSLWSLVAAVNDRHFWL
- the LOC133710286 gene encoding xyloglucan endotransglucosylase protein 1-like, which translates into the protein MVSAYFSSSNVSALLVFLFMMSTSMVAFGGKFYDDFYITWGPEKAKMLDYGQLLTLSLNNVSGSAFESYNQYLYVKIDMQIKLVAGNSAGTVTTFYLSSTGNHHDEIDFEFLGNVTGQPYILHTNVFCQGKGNKEQQFYLWFDPTADFHTYSILWNPLNIVFLVDGIPIRQFKNLESFGIPFPKYQPMRLYSSLWNADNWATRGGLEKIDWTQAPFTASYRNFNANSDSHGAWYWKKVDYSGKGQIQWVQNNYMIYNYCTDSKRFPLGFAPECYLTNLS